The genomic window TACGCCATCGCGATAGTTAAAATGATCCATTATTCCTCCTGCTCGGCGGCGGGCGCTTCGGTTGAATCCGCTTCAGGCAAATGCAGTGGCCCTTTCTGGCCACATCCGGCAATTAACAGGCTGGCCAGAAGCCCAGCCAAGGCGACGCCGATCA from Halomonas sp. CH40 includes these protein-coding regions:
- a CDS encoding lipoprotein, translating into MKRRRIAPRLIGVALAGLLASLLIAGCGQKGPLHLPEADSTEAPAAEQEE